CCTTCGGCAGCGTCACGCCACGCTGACCCTGATACTTGCCGCCACGGTCCATGTAGGACACCGCGCATTCCTCGTCGGATTCCAGGAACAGCATCTGCGCCACGCCTTCGTTGGCGTAGATTTTCGCCGGCAGCGTGGTGGTGTTGGAAAACTCCAGGGTCACGTGCCCTTCCCACTCCGGTTCCAGCGGCGTCACGTTGACGATGATGCCGCAACGGGCATAGGTGGATTTGCCCAGGCAGATGGTCAGCACATTGCGGGGAATGCGGAAATACTCCACCGTCCGCGCCAGCGCGAAGGAGTTGGGCGGAATGATGCAGGAATCGCCCTTGATATCGACGAAGCTC
This sequence is a window from Alloalcanivorax dieselolei B5. Protein-coding genes within it:
- the dcd gene encoding dCTP deaminase produces the protein MSIKSDRWISRMAREQGMIEPFEAEQVRVDGEGNKLISYGVSSYGYDVRCADEFKVFTNIHSATVDPKHFDEKSFVDIKGDSCIIPPNSFALARTVEYFRIPRNVLTICLGKSTYARCGIIVNVTPLEPEWEGHVTLEFSNTTTLPAKIYANEGVAQMLFLESDEECAVSYMDRGGKYQGQRGVTLPKA